The following coding sequences lie in one Sinorhizobium fredii USDA 257 genomic window:
- a CDS encoding glycosyltransferase family 2 protein, with translation MARDGHQEGRNLGAVEQRVAAAACATGQRPFATFIVCTRDRLRALAACIRSIEAACNACVRITSELVVVDNGSTDGTPAELRRIAAASKMKITVVTEPRPGLATARNAGMERARGRILVFVDDDCEIEPTYLIDLQRHYANGEQRVIRGGRVELGKSCDQPFTIKRSKIPARLSRDVHPGGFVLGCNMTMHREVADLVGRFDERFGAGAPLHSAEDTDYLVRAFQLGIPVEYVPDMTVFHHHGRTSRAAIERLHRNYSLGNGALCVKHLFKAPWLLRHFCWTVRSACGQAFGGARFDPELQLSHWPIVSMNLWGAAKFAYLVMARRGAPTEVQPISEATPGWERSR, from the coding sequence ATGGCGCGCGACGGTCATCAAGAAGGAAGGAATCTTGGAGCGGTCGAGCAACGCGTTGCTGCCGCTGCATGCGCAACCGGACAGCGGCCGTTTGCGACTTTCATCGTCTGCACACGCGATCGGCTACGGGCGCTCGCGGCCTGCATCCGGTCGATCGAGGCGGCGTGCAACGCCTGTGTCAGGATCACAAGTGAGCTCGTCGTGGTCGACAATGGCTCGACAGACGGCACGCCGGCCGAGTTGCGCCGCATCGCCGCAGCGTCGAAGATGAAAATCACCGTTGTCACCGAGCCACGCCCCGGCCTCGCTACTGCGCGCAACGCAGGGATGGAACGGGCACGCGGGCGGATCCTCGTCTTCGTCGACGACGATTGCGAAATCGAGCCGACCTATCTCATCGATCTGCAACGACACTACGCGAACGGCGAGCAGCGCGTCATCCGAGGCGGTCGCGTCGAGCTTGGCAAGTCCTGCGACCAGCCCTTCACAATCAAACGGTCGAAGATACCTGCGCGGCTGAGCCGCGATGTGCACCCCGGCGGCTTTGTACTCGGCTGCAACATGACGATGCACCGCGAGGTCGCCGACCTCGTCGGCCGCTTTGACGAGCGCTTCGGCGCCGGCGCACCGCTGCACTCCGCCGAGGACACCGACTATCTGGTTCGTGCCTTTCAGCTCGGAATCCCCGTGGAATATGTCCCGGACATGACGGTTTTTCATCACCACGGCCGAACGTCCCGTGCAGCAATCGAGCGGCTCCACCGCAACTACAGCCTGGGCAATGGAGCGCTTTGCGTAAAACACCTCTTCAAGGCGCCATGGCTCCTGCGACATTTTTGTTGGACAGTCAGGTCGGCCTGTGGCCAGGCCTTCGGCGGCGCCCGGTTCGATCCTGAGCTGCAACTGTCCCACTGGCCGATCGTGTCGATGAACCTATGGGGGGCTGCAAAGTTCGCGTACCTGGTCATGGCAAGACGGGGCGCGCCGACCGAGGTGCAGCCGATCAGCGAGGCGACGCCTGGCTGGGAGCGCAGCCGATGA
- a CDS encoding ABC transporter ATP-binding protein: MLRFLMPSLQLLRDALGRHVRLLPFVVVLGLASAALEGAGIGLIIPMLGIIADNDGSTGLSGISAVFEEVGAGLDKGDRLLALAVAILALIVLKNVLAFANTVLTNFIYGKASHSVRSALANQLLRIGYPFFLQQNPGRLLNIISNESWRASDAIQTVLGAMVNASAAVILLAFLLLLSWQMTLFVALGLVIVQVAHAALSATLKGPSRNVTSFNSDLAARMLHLVHAGRLIRVFGQESREKAAFDSASDSVRHAGFVLQTRQGVLPPLTEALHSALFLAAVVSAWFVGVSFPVIVAFVVLLYRLQPHVRALQMSWSQIQGWSGSLEEVRWLLDSSDKPKPPSGSAPIEGLDEGIVFSDVTFRYPASGSRAVVLRSASFDIRSGCSTAIIGRSGAGKSTIVNLLCRFVEPDEGRILIDGVPLEQIDPAQWRRQIAVASQDLELVDGTIFENITYGQSATLAEVERAARLAEAHSFIEKLPEGYQTVVGYRGASLSAGQRQRIALARALVRDPAILILDEATNAVDGLSEAAIVETLKLRVGRRTTIVISHHRSTISFCDDVVVLGGGRVKSRASLADVASLSMDQLYEYETQMERQG; encoded by the coding sequence ATTTTGCGGTTCCTCATGCCAAGCTTGCAGCTGCTCCGTGACGCCCTCGGGCGGCACGTGCGCCTGCTTCCATTTGTCGTCGTTCTGGGGCTCGCCAGTGCAGCGCTTGAAGGTGCCGGCATCGGCCTCATCATCCCGATGCTTGGGATCATCGCCGACAACGACGGATCGACCGGGCTGAGCGGCATCTCGGCGGTCTTCGAGGAGGTGGGCGCGGGCCTGGACAAAGGCGACAGACTGCTAGCACTCGCGGTCGCGATCCTGGCGCTGATCGTTCTCAAGAACGTGCTTGCCTTCGCAAACACCGTGCTCACCAACTTCATCTACGGAAAGGCGAGCCATTCCGTCCGCAGCGCGCTGGCCAATCAGCTCTTGAGGATAGGCTATCCGTTCTTCCTGCAGCAGAACCCCGGCCGGCTGCTCAATATCATTTCGAACGAATCCTGGCGGGCCTCCGACGCGATACAGACAGTGCTTGGGGCAATGGTGAATGCGTCTGCCGCGGTGATCCTCTTGGCTTTCCTGTTGCTTCTGTCGTGGCAGATGACGCTTTTCGTGGCGCTCGGTCTCGTCATTGTCCAGGTGGCGCATGCGGCGCTATCGGCCACTCTCAAGGGCCCCAGCCGCAACGTGACGTCCTTCAACAGCGATCTTGCGGCGCGGATGCTGCATCTCGTTCATGCGGGGCGACTGATCCGCGTATTCGGGCAGGAAAGCCGTGAAAAGGCGGCATTCGATTCCGCTTCTGATTCCGTGCGCCACGCGGGCTTCGTGCTGCAAACCCGACAGGGCGTCCTGCCGCCGCTCACGGAAGCGCTGCATTCCGCCTTGTTCCTGGCGGCGGTCGTCAGCGCCTGGTTCGTCGGCGTGAGCTTTCCAGTGATCGTCGCCTTCGTCGTGCTGCTCTATCGTCTGCAACCGCATGTGCGTGCCCTGCAAATGTCCTGGAGCCAGATCCAGGGCTGGAGCGGGTCGCTGGAAGAGGTACGGTGGCTGCTGGATTCGTCGGACAAGCCAAAACCGCCATCGGGGAGCGCGCCGATCGAGGGCCTCGACGAGGGGATCGTATTCAGTGACGTGACCTTCCGATATCCGGCCTCCGGCTCTCGTGCCGTCGTGCTGCGTTCGGCGAGCTTCGATATTCGCAGCGGTTGCTCGACGGCGATCATCGGGCGGTCGGGTGCGGGCAAGAGCACCATCGTCAACCTCCTGTGCCGGTTCGTGGAGCCGGATGAAGGTCGCATTCTCATCGATGGGGTGCCCCTCGAGCAGATCGATCCTGCTCAGTGGCGGCGCCAGATCGCTGTTGCGAGCCAGGACCTGGAGCTCGTGGATGGCACCATATTCGAGAACATCACCTACGGCCAAAGCGCCACGCTTGCCGAAGTCGAGCGCGCGGCGAGGCTCGCCGAGGCGCACAGCTTCATCGAAAAGCTACCCGAAGGCTACCAGACGGTGGTCGGCTACCGCGGGGCGAGCCTCTCTGCCGGGCAGCGCCAGCGCATCGCGCTCGCCAGAGCGCTGGTGCGCGATCCGGCGATCCTCATTCTAGACGAGGCCACGAACGCCGTGGACGGCCTCTCGGAAGCGGCGATTGTCGAGACGCTCAAGTTGCGGGTCGGGCGGCGCACGACGATCGTCATCAGCCACCACAGGAGCACAATCTCGTTCTGCGATGACGTCGTGGTGCTTGGCGGCGGGCGGGTCAAAAGCCGGGCCTCGCTCGCCGATGTGGCTTCGCTCAGCATGGACCAGCTCTACGAGTATGAAACGCAGATGGAGAGGCAGGGCTAG
- the fba gene encoding class II fructose-bisphosphate aldolase (catalyzes the reversible aldol condensation of dihydroxyacetonephosphate and glyceraldehyde 3-phosphate in the Calvin cycle, glycolysis, and/or gluconeogenesis), whose product MALITLRQLLDHAAENDYALPAFNVNNLEYIQAVMRAADATDSPVILQASRGARAYAGDAFLRHLILGAAEEFPHIPVCLHLDHGDQPSTCISAITNGFTSVMMDGSLEKDGKTVASYEYNVAVTAEVVKIAHAAGVSVEGELGCLGNLETGAGDKEDGHGFEGKLSREELLTDPDQALDFVSRTGVDALAVAIGTSHGAYKFTREPDGEILSIETIAKINKRLPNTHLVMHGSSSVPAHLQELFNAYGGKMKKTWGVPVSEIQKAIPLGVRKVNIDTDLRLAFTGEIRKHHIEHPDNFDPRNYLKPAIARMTEVCKERFEAFHAAGQASKIRVLRLPEMAKRYAKVG is encoded by the coding sequence ATGGCATTGATCACATTGCGGCAACTGCTCGACCATGCGGCGGAGAACGACTATGCGCTGCCGGCCTTCAATGTGAACAATCTCGAATACATCCAGGCGGTCATGCGCGCCGCCGACGCGACCGACTCGCCGGTGATCCTGCAGGCAAGCCGCGGCGCGCGCGCCTATGCGGGCGACGCCTTCCTGCGCCACCTGATCCTCGGCGCGGCGGAAGAATTTCCCCACATCCCGGTCTGTCTGCATCTCGACCATGGCGACCAGCCGTCGACCTGCATTTCGGCGATCACCAACGGATTCACCTCGGTGATGATGGACGGTTCGCTGGAAAAGGACGGCAAGACCGTCGCGAGCTACGAGTACAATGTGGCGGTCACCGCTGAAGTCGTGAAGATCGCCCACGCCGCCGGCGTTTCGGTCGAAGGCGAGCTTGGTTGCCTCGGCAACTTGGAAACCGGCGCCGGCGACAAGGAAGACGGTCACGGCTTCGAGGGCAAGCTGTCGCGAGAGGAATTGCTGACCGACCCCGACCAGGCCCTCGACTTCGTCTCCAGGACCGGCGTCGATGCGCTGGCTGTGGCGATCGGCACGAGCCACGGCGCCTACAAGTTCACGCGCGAGCCGGACGGCGAGATCCTGTCGATCGAGACGATCGCCAAGATCAACAAGCGGCTGCCCAATACGCACCTCGTCATGCACGGATCGTCGTCCGTGCCGGCGCACCTCCAGGAACTCTTCAACGCCTATGGCGGCAAAATGAAGAAGACCTGGGGCGTGCCGGTCTCGGAAATCCAGAAGGCCATCCCGCTCGGCGTTCGCAAGGTCAATATAGATACGGACCTACGGCTCGCCTTTACTGGCGAGATCCGCAAGCACCACATCGAACATCCGGACAATTTCGATCCGCGCAACTACCTGAAGCCGGCCATCGCCCGTATGACCGAGGTCTGCAAGGAGCGCTTCGAGGCTTTCCATGCGGCCGGCCAGGCATCGAAGATCCGGGTGCTGAGGCTGCCGGAAATGGCCAAGCGCTATGCCAAGGTGGGCTGA